The Dethiosulfovibrio peptidovorans DSM 11002 genome has a window encoding:
- a CDS encoding DVU_1551 family NTP transferase has protein sequence MSEIMLKTGAIVPAAGYSSRMGACKATMEILGLPAMEWVVSNLRQAGIEEILVVTGHWREKIDPLAQALGCKTVHNERYEDGMFSSVRKALEAMPVSWDRFLFLPVDIPMVKAATLSRLAGLAGSSTVAYPTFLGKRGHPPIIDRKAVSKILGWNGEMGLRGALNLLEDQSSEIPVADRFILCDMDDREDHVNLSSMASNRTIPSEEEIRALETMYETPTRVIRHEKQVTETALKMANLLIERGTKLDLPLLKAAASLHDLCRTEKKHGKVGAEALRSHGFPSVASLVELHMDYPYDGVLDEGALLYLADKLTCDDRICSPDERLAGMLAKFKDRPEARKNAARRLEKAKKMLDDFSKAIGRDGMEELR, from the coding sequence ATGTCCGAAATCATGTTGAAAACGGGAGCGATAGTTCCAGCCGCCGGATATTCCTCCCGAATGGGAGCCTGCAAGGCTACCATGGAGATACTGGGACTTCCCGCCATGGAATGGGTGGTATCGAATCTTCGACAGGCCGGTATCGAGGAGATCCTAGTAGTCACTGGACACTGGAGAGAAAAGATCGATCCCTTGGCCCAAGCGCTCGGATGTAAGACGGTCCACAACGAACGATACGAAGATGGGATGTTCTCATCGGTCCGAAAGGCCCTTGAGGCCATGCCTGTAAGTTGGGATCGTTTTCTCTTCCTTCCGGTCGACATCCCTATGGTAAAGGCCGCTACTCTATCGAGACTCGCCGGTCTGGCAGGGAGTTCTACCGTCGCCTACCCCACGTTTCTCGGAAAAAGAGGCCATCCTCCCATTATAGACAGGAAAGCCGTTTCGAAAATCCTGGGCTGGAACGGAGAAATGGGCTTGAGGGGGGCCTTGAATCTGTTGGAAGATCAGAGCTCCGAAATTCCCGTGGCGGATCGCTTCATACTCTGCGACATGGACGACAGAGAGGATCACGTAAACCTTTCCTCAATGGCCTCGAATAGAACGATCCCCTCCGAAGAGGAGATCAGAGCCCTCGAAACTATGTACGAAACCCCGACGAGGGTGATACGACACGAAAAGCAGGTTACCGAGACCGCCCTCAAGATGGCCAATCTCCTGATCGAGAGAGGTACAAAGCTCGACCTGCCTTTATTGAAGGCGGCAGCATCCCTCCACGACCTCTGTCGCACCGAGAAAAAACACGGAAAAGTCGGAGCTGAAGCACTGCGTTCTCACGGATTTCCGTCGGTCGCTAGTCTGGTGGAACTGCACATGGACTACCCCTACGACGGCGTTCTGGACGAAGGCGCCCTGCTCTATCTGGCGGACAAGCTCACCTGCGACGACAGAATATGCTCTCCGGATGAACGGCTCGCCGGGATGCTGGCCAAGTTCAAGGATCGGCCGGAAGCCAGAAAAAACGCGGCCAGAAGGCTGGAAAAAGCGAAAAAGATGCTGGATGATTTTTCTAAAGCGATAGGCAGGGACGGCATGGAGGAACTGAGATGA
- a CDS encoding Rossmann-like domain-containing protein: MTLLASAIKNLNDVIRESSYPTGSNITARALGVEEALGDPSPYKDFALQRGVEKLMDVEIDGHHGQSFTSSPSNWVGTLSDVLTMNPDDDRSRALIIGTVNALSSALGICGHTVHCKDSEPDSCGSEIADLIEEKLPPDGILGIVGYQPAMLRNASEKLGPQRVKIVDLNPANIGQVRYGVEVWNGDEDMERMADQVDLCLVTGSTLVNDTIDSIVEIYERRDKEIIFFGTTISGTGALLGLNHLCPKSC; encoded by the coding sequence ATGACCTTGTTGGCATCGGCGATTAAAAACCTAAACGACGTGATAAGAGAGAGTAGCTACCCTACCGGCTCGAACATAACCGCCAGAGCTCTCGGAGTGGAGGAAGCCCTAGGGGACCCGTCCCCGTACAAGGACTTCGCCCTACAGAGAGGCGTCGAGAAGTTAATGGACGTCGAGATAGACGGTCATCATGGGCAGTCCTTCACTTCCAGTCCATCCAATTGGGTTGGGACTCTCTCGGACGTACTGACTATGAATCCAGACGACGATAGATCGAGAGCCCTTATTATAGGCACCGTCAACGCCCTGTCGTCAGCCCTCGGCATATGCGGGCACACGGTCCACTGCAAGGACTCGGAGCCCGACTCCTGTGGATCTGAGATCGCCGACCTGATAGAGGAGAAACTGCCACCTGACGGTATCCTGGGCATAGTAGGGTACCAGCCCGCTATGCTGCGCAACGCTTCGGAGAAACTGGGACCACAAAGGGTAAAGATCGTCGACCTGAACCCTGCCAACATAGGTCAAGTCCGATATGGAGTAGAGGTCTGGAACGGAGACGAGGACATGGAGAGAATGGCGGACCAGGTCGACCTCTGTCTCGTCACCGGCTCCACCTTGGTAAACGATACGATCGACTCGATAGTCGAAATATACGAGAGAAGAGACAAGGAGATCATCTTCTTTGGCACCACCATATCGGGGACAGGCGCCCTCTTGGGGCTAAATCATCTATGTCCGAAATCATGTTGA
- a CDS encoding Fur family transcriptional regulator, with protein sequence MDYRRKLNELGLKATPCRKAILQRLAKEGEPMAHCDLESDPELAPFDRVTLYRNLKSMEERKMIHRILGIDGIWRYCIHDEGIVGCPGNHAHLICTECGRMICLKEQPIPNISLPEGWTIRGKQFMGYGICDECNSKKAKDHEED encoded by the coding sequence ATGGACTACAGAAGAAAACTCAACGAGCTCGGGCTCAAGGCCACTCCCTGTAGGAAAGCTATCCTGCAGAGATTAGCCAAAGAGGGAGAGCCCATGGCTCACTGCGATCTCGAATCGGATCCCGAGCTAGCCCCCTTCGATAGAGTTACCCTCTACAGAAACCTAAAATCTATGGAAGAACGGAAAATGATCCACCGCATACTCGGCATAGACGGAATATGGAGATACTGCATCCACGACGAAGGAATTGTAGGTTGCCCAGGAAACCACGCTCACTTAATCTGTACCGAGTGCGGAAGAATGATATGCTTAAAGGAACAACCCATACCCAACATAAGCCTTCCGGAGGGCTGGACCATAAGGGGGAAGCAGTTTATGGGATATGGAATATGCGACGAGTGCAATTCTAAAAAGGCGAAAGATCACGAGGAGGATTAA
- a CDS encoding molybdopterin-binding protein, with protein sequence MNKKTLPLEKAIGHPLSHDLTQISPQRGFKGARFKKGHVVEESDLEVLKSMGRAHLTVLELEPQEVHEDDASVRLSRILTGDGVSRSGPSEGKCTLKAKRDGLLHFDTDGINGINLDPSWIISTLPVNVPVKRGEIVAGFRVLPLVVDEEQVKRAEEIASPISVIPFSPLKLGLVTTGKELAEGRIKDAFRPKLEVKIAEYGGTIIEQTVVPDEKEVIVQAINHMVDIGAEAIICTGGMSVDADDVTSSAIETTTDETIFKGIPVLPGCHIMLARKGGLPVLGVPAGAVFETWTSLDLLLPRVFTGKLPSFEETRRWGVGGLCRHCEICNFPNCGFASR encoded by the coding sequence ATGAATAAAAAAACCTTGCCCCTGGAAAAGGCCATAGGCCATCCTCTATCCCACGACCTCACTCAGATATCACCGCAGAGAGGATTCAAGGGGGCTCGTTTCAAGAAGGGGCACGTCGTAGAGGAATCCGACCTTGAGGTCCTTAAGTCCATGGGAAGAGCCCATCTCACGGTACTGGAACTCGAACCGCAGGAGGTTCACGAGGACGATGCATCGGTGAGACTCTCTAGGATACTGACTGGAGATGGGGTCTCTAGATCGGGGCCGTCGGAGGGGAAATGCACTTTGAAAGCGAAAAGAGACGGTCTGCTCCACTTCGACACCGACGGGATAAACGGGATCAACCTGGATCCAAGCTGGATAATCTCTACATTGCCGGTCAACGTTCCTGTTAAACGGGGAGAGATCGTGGCTGGGTTCAGAGTATTGCCTTTAGTCGTCGACGAAGAACAGGTGAAAAGAGCGGAGGAGATAGCGTCCCCCATATCGGTGATACCCTTTTCTCCCTTAAAGTTAGGGCTCGTAACCACCGGCAAAGAGCTGGCCGAGGGACGTATAAAGGACGCTTTCAGACCGAAACTGGAGGTCAAGATAGCCGAATACGGAGGAACAATTATAGAACAGACCGTAGTTCCCGACGAAAAGGAGGTCATAGTCCAGGCGATAAATCACATGGTCGATATAGGGGCAGAAGCGATCATATGCACCGGGGGGATGAGCGTGGACGCCGACGACGTCACCTCATCCGCTATAGAGACAACTACGGACGAGACCATCTTCAAGGGGATACCCGTCCTTCCCGGATGCCATATAATGCTCGCCCGAAAGGGAGGATTGCCCGTACTGGGAGTCCCGGCGGGAGCGGTATTTGAGACGTGGACTTCCCTGGATCTTCTGTTGCCCCGGGTATTCACGGGAAAACTCCCCTCCTTCGAGGAGACCAGAAGATGGGGAGTCGGCGGACTTTGCAGACACTGCGAGATCTGCAACTTCCCCAACTGCGGCTTCGCATCCCGTTGA
- a CDS encoding ABC transporter ATP-binding protein has translation MTWLDASFRHSVGDFDLDVDISMEKEISVLFGPSGAGKSMTLRFLAGLIKPNGGGRLILGNRILSDGNSWTSPKTRRISMVFQDLALFPHMTAQQNVAFAMDDRMPRKEANKEASRWLEKVGLDGKKDLFPHQLSGGQRQRVALVRSLASEPDLILLDEPFSALDTPLRRSLRRELKRLHRETSVPMIYVTHQIEDVCSLGDRIFLVKDGRITGKIRSEELLSGTGERWHSLGWGTTMEGTVVRGDGGMRFLWNGGKLMLPPSINDEGPASAFISPDNISLLYPDIPMDPIFSENIVRGTVLERYVIGNVCHLHVDGGGTSWQLEFPSTSYTSLDTEEGSSVAMAIRPRNISIIFKNRRNLP, from the coding sequence GTGACGTGGCTGGACGCATCCTTCAGACACAGCGTAGGAGATTTCGACCTAGACGTCGACATCTCCATGGAAAAGGAGATCTCGGTCCTCTTCGGACCCAGCGGAGCGGGAAAAAGCATGACCCTGAGATTTCTGGCGGGACTAATCAAGCCTAACGGCGGAGGCAGACTGATCCTTGGTAACAGGATATTGTCGGACGGGAATTCATGGACATCCCCGAAGACCAGAAGAATATCCATGGTGTTTCAGGATCTCGCCCTTTTTCCACACATGACAGCCCAACAAAACGTGGCTTTCGCCATGGACGACAGGATGCCCCGAAAAGAAGCTAATAAAGAGGCGAGTAGATGGCTCGAAAAGGTGGGATTAGACGGAAAGAAGGACCTGTTTCCGCACCAACTCTCCGGAGGGCAAAGACAACGGGTCGCCCTGGTCAGATCTCTGGCCTCCGAGCCGGATCTGATCCTCCTGGATGAACCGTTCAGCGCTTTGGATACCCCTCTCAGAAGATCTCTGAGAAGAGAGCTGAAAAGGCTTCACAGAGAGACCTCCGTTCCCATGATATACGTTACCCACCAGATAGAGGATGTCTGTTCGCTGGGGGACCGCATCTTTCTGGTAAAGGACGGCAGGATCACCGGCAAGATAAGGTCGGAGGAACTGCTATCCGGGACGGGGGAAAGATGGCATTCCCTGGGATGGGGAACCACTATGGAGGGGACGGTGGTGAGAGGCGACGGAGGTATGCGTTTCCTTTGGAACGGAGGGAAGCTAATGCTCCCGCCTTCGATAAACGATGAGGGCCCAGCCTCTGCCTTCATAAGCCCCGACAATATATCTCTGCTATATCCGGACATACCGATGGATCCTATCTTCTCCGAAAATATAGTGCGAGGAACGGTGCTGGAGAGGTACGTCATAGGCAACGTGTGCCATCTACACGTGGACGGAGGAGGAACTAGCTGGCAGCTGGAATTCCCTTCGACCTCATACACCTCGCTAGATACGGAGGAAGGTTCATCCGTGGCGATGGCGATAAGGCCGAGGAATATATCGATCATATTCAAGAATCGGAGGAATCTACCATGA
- the modB gene encoding molybdate ABC transporter permease subunit yields MIQSLTISLKVLIVDVPLLLIIGTSSGWLLAKKDFPGKPILETALMLPVALPPAVLGLYLLMALGSIPAMRSMGLLFSFPAASIAALIPSMPLIISASRTGFLSVPNSLEEVARTMGKGEWQIFYRITLPLARKYILAGLALSSARALGDFGVTLMIAGNIPGRTQTLPLYIYSQVESLEFAKANAAAAVLACVGVASLLFVRRMEDRS; encoded by the coding sequence TTGATCCAATCCCTGACAATAAGCCTTAAAGTCCTGATTGTAGATGTCCCCCTTCTCTTGATAATCGGCACGTCCTCGGGCTGGCTCCTCGCTAAAAAGGATTTTCCAGGCAAACCGATTCTGGAAACAGCCCTGATGCTTCCGGTAGCGCTACCTCCGGCGGTTTTGGGACTCTATCTGCTCATGGCACTCGGCAGCATACCTGCCATGAGATCGATGGGATTGCTCTTTTCCTTCCCCGCCGCCTCTATAGCGGCCCTTATTCCGTCGATGCCTTTGATAATATCCGCGTCCAGGACCGGTTTCCTCTCCGTACCCAACTCTCTGGAGGAGGTGGCACGGACTATGGGGAAGGGAGAATGGCAGATATTCTACAGGATAACCCTTCCTCTGGCACGAAAGTACATACTGGCCGGGTTGGCTTTGTCATCGGCCAGAGCGTTAGGTGACTTCGGTGTTACCCTGATGATAGCGGGGAACATACCGGGAAGGACGCAGACTTTGCCGTTGTACATATATAGCCAGGTTGAGTCTCTGGAGTTCGCAAAGGCGAACGCCGCAGCGGCTGTGCTGGCATGTGTCGGCGTAGCCAGCCTGCTTTTCGTTAGAAGAATGGAAGACCGATCGTGA
- the modA gene encoding molybdate ABC transporter substrate-binding protein, with protein MKQSTKRNIVSIVSIALFLFSTVPSTATDREIVAVAAGIAPCVEEVMTLYVSEGNEPLSIVKGPCGALAKQADANAPYGLILLSEPRWPKWMESRDLLMDIHTFAIGQLVLWSPGTEKPNLSDLEKKTVAIPDPDTTAYGMAAQKHLQKLNMWNSLDRKKILPAKSAPQAIITVKSGAAEWAFIPESAALKAEGSFTVMEGATLPQVGGLSPSAGVEAKKFWSFCRSSQVDPIWLKWGFALEGRN; from the coding sequence GTGAAGCAGTCAACTAAGAGAAACATTGTCTCGATCGTTTCAATCGCTCTGTTCCTTTTCTCAACTGTGCCCTCGACAGCTACGGACAGGGAGATAGTGGCCGTGGCCGCCGGAATAGCACCATGCGTCGAGGAGGTCATGACGCTTTATGTATCGGAAGGGAACGAGCCTCTCTCCATCGTGAAGGGACCCTGTGGAGCCCTGGCAAAACAGGCCGACGCCAACGCCCCGTATGGCCTTATACTGCTCTCGGAACCGAGATGGCCAAAGTGGATGGAGAGTCGCGACCTTCTGATGGACATCCACACCTTCGCCATCGGACAACTGGTACTGTGGAGTCCCGGGACGGAAAAACCGAATCTGTCCGATCTCGAAAAGAAAACCGTAGCCATACCGGATCCGGATACCACCGCCTACGGAATGGCTGCCCAAAAACACCTACAAAAACTGAATATGTGGAACTCGCTCGATCGAAAAAAAATCCTACCGGCAAAGTCGGCCCCTCAGGCGATTATCACAGTAAAAAGCGGTGCGGCTGAATGGGCTTTTATCCCCGAGAGCGCAGCTCTGAAGGCCGAAGGTTCGTTTACCGTCATGGAGGGAGCCACTCTGCCTCAGGTAGGAGGTCTATCCCCTTCCGCCGGGGTCGAGGCAAAAAAATTCTGGTCTTTTTGCCGTTCCTCACAAGTCGACCCTATCTGGCTGAAGTGGGGGTTCGCTCTGGAGGGACGTAATTGA
- a CDS encoding MOSC domain-containing protein has translation MSKIEAICISSKRREPKRSVPYASFLYGGIDGDSHRGISKREVSMLRSEDISAAEIQAGFSFPPGVLAENLIVSGLPKDLPVGTELKIGTVSLLLIEIGKKPGEPHSYDYRGWCLLPDVGFFLKVVEEGVVRLGDEVLLSFPN, from the coding sequence ATGTCGAAAATCGAGGCTATATGTATTAGCTCCAAACGTAGGGAACCGAAGAGATCCGTCCCCTATGCCTCTTTCCTGTACGGTGGTATAGACGGGGACTCTCACAGAGGTATCTCCAAGAGAGAGGTCAGTATGTTGAGATCGGAGGATATATCGGCTGCGGAGATCCAGGCCGGATTCAGCTTTCCCCCAGGTGTCTTGGCGGAGAACCTTATAGTTTCGGGGTTGCCGAAGGATCTTCCTGTAGGGACGGAGCTTAAAATAGGTACCGTGTCTCTTTTGCTTATAGAAATAGGAAAAAAGCCGGGAGAACCCCATTCCTATGACTATAGGGGATGGTGCCTCCTTCCCGACGTAGGTTTTTTTCTCAAGGTCGTCGAAGAGGGAGTCGTTAGATTGGGAGACGAGGTCCTCTTGAGTTTTCCGAATTAA
- a CDS encoding AbgT family transporter encodes MSKETTKKDGFFVKVIKGIEVAGNKLPHPFWLFMGLWAIVLALSAVFEGVSVQKPGTEDTVAIMNLLSHKGFDWSVRSMVKNFAGFPPLGLVLVMMIGLGVTTKSGFLENLMKNIAKVPEKFIILAVFLFGICGNLASDAAIVIVPPLTGALFFSMRKNPIFGLVVGYGAVCAGFTANLFIAGTDLLLAGISTTAYQIVKPGAEVYPTANYFFMVVSTFVISGLASIFVSKFMMPSFGQWDEKFEHCQAAEEMQHGGGGFEVSEQENKAFRSAMIFTAVYWIGLISYAMVPGSILRDPVKDVLIPSPFIKGLVPILLLYFILVGVIYGKKAGTIKTAKELVNSMVEGVGGMASYIVIILPIANFIAAFSKSNMAIVMAVKLAEGLKNAGFTGFSLLVMIILFSTFVNLFITSGSTKWAFMAPVIVPMLYYLGYSPQLAQLLYRIGDSCTNSITPMMPYFPILLGFAAKYDKDAGIGTIVSRGIPLSIFFAVAWITLLAVWYFLNLPLGPGAGIFVG; translated from the coding sequence ATGTCTAAGGAAACGACCAAAAAAGATGGTTTTTTCGTAAAGGTCATTAAGGGTATCGAGGTAGCGGGAAACAAACTGCCCCATCCTTTTTGGCTGTTCATGGGGCTCTGGGCTATAGTCCTGGCTCTTTCCGCGGTTTTTGAGGGTGTCTCAGTCCAAAAACCGGGTACGGAGGATACCGTGGCCATAATGAATCTGCTATCACACAAGGGGTTCGATTGGTCCGTGAGAAGCATGGTCAAGAACTTCGCAGGATTTCCACCTCTCGGGTTGGTCCTGGTCATGATGATCGGTCTGGGGGTCACCACGAAGTCCGGATTCCTGGAAAACCTCATGAAGAATATCGCCAAGGTGCCGGAAAAATTCATTATCTTAGCGGTTTTCCTCTTCGGAATTTGCGGTAACCTGGCCTCCGATGCGGCTATAGTCATAGTCCCCCCGCTTACGGGAGCTCTTTTCTTCTCTATGAGGAAGAACCCTATATTCGGTTTGGTAGTCGGTTACGGTGCTGTGTGTGCCGGTTTCACCGCGAACTTGTTCATAGCCGGTACCGATCTGTTGCTGGCGGGAATCTCCACTACCGCCTATCAGATAGTCAAGCCCGGTGCGGAAGTCTATCCCACCGCCAACTACTTCTTCATGGTGGTGTCAACCTTCGTGATATCCGGCTTGGCTTCCATCTTCGTCAGCAAGTTCATGATGCCCTCTTTCGGCCAGTGGGACGAGAAATTCGAGCACTGTCAGGCGGCCGAGGAGATGCAGCACGGTGGCGGAGGATTCGAGGTCTCCGAGCAGGAAAACAAGGCCTTCCGGTCCGCCATGATATTTACCGCCGTCTATTGGATCGGCCTCATCTCTTATGCCATGGTTCCTGGTAGCATACTGAGAGATCCGGTAAAGGACGTTCTGATTCCTTCGCCCTTCATCAAGGGCCTTGTTCCTATTCTGCTCCTCTATTTCATCCTGGTCGGGGTCATCTATGGTAAGAAGGCCGGAACGATAAAGACGGCGAAAGAATTGGTCAACTCCATGGTAGAGGGAGTGGGAGGTATGGCCAGTTACATCGTCATAATCCTGCCCATCGCCAACTTCATAGCGGCTTTCTCCAAGTCGAATATGGCTATCGTGATGGCGGTAAAACTGGCTGAGGGGCTTAAGAACGCCGGTTTTACCGGATTCAGCCTTCTAGTGATGATAATTCTTTTCTCCACTTTCGTGAACCTCTTCATAACCAGTGGATCTACCAAGTGGGCATTTATGGCTCCTGTCATAGTTCCGATGCTCTATTATCTCGGGTATTCCCCTCAGCTTGCGCAGCTTTTGTATCGTATCGGTGATTCTTGCACCAACTCGATAACTCCCATGATGCCCTATTTCCCTATACTCCTGGGTTTTGCCGCTAAGTACGATAAAGACGCCGGTATAGGGACGATCGTATCCAGAGGGATCCCCCTTTCTATATTCTTTGCCGTTGCCTGGATAACTCTCTTGGCAGTGTGGTACTTCCTTAATCTGCCTCTCGGACCTGGAGCGGGTATCTTTGTAGGTTAA
- the moaA gene encoding GTP 3',8-cyclase MoaA, with protein sequence MERGIESSFGRYLNYVRISVTDRCNFRCRYCMPSRGVPTLSHEEIMSYEDILFLAKTLSSMGVKRLRFTGGEPFVRKDFVPFLERLKSELPDLAVAVTTNGSLVKPWANRLGNLGLDGISVSLDSLKPDRFRNITRLGDLGSVIEGIEALVDSSNAVKLNTVMVKGFNDDELPDLIDFAREKGVLLRLIEFMPLDSEVWLENAFVSVDDMIDGLPDGELWIPERPSDSVTSGPSVYYRNRTTGQRLGLIAAVSHHFCDRCNRLRITSDGEVRPCLFDVRGRSVMSALRDRCSEALVETIAVAALDKPECWTKVARGESHMSRIGG encoded by the coding sequence ATGGAACGAGGCATAGAGTCCAGTTTTGGAAGATATCTGAACTACGTCAGGATCTCCGTGACCGATAGGTGTAATTTCCGTTGTCGATACTGTATGCCGTCCAGAGGAGTGCCGACCTTGAGCCACGAGGAGATAATGAGCTATGAGGATATCCTCTTTCTGGCTAAGACCCTATCTTCCATGGGGGTGAAACGGTTGAGGTTCACTGGAGGGGAGCCTTTTGTAAGAAAGGATTTCGTTCCTTTTTTGGAGAGACTGAAATCGGAACTCCCCGATTTGGCGGTGGCTGTGACTACCAACGGCTCTTTGGTGAAGCCCTGGGCCAATAGGCTGGGAAATCTTGGTCTAGACGGTATAAGCGTAAGCCTCGATAGCCTCAAGCCCGATCGTTTCAGGAATATAACCAGGCTCGGAGATCTGGGATCTGTGATAGAGGGTATCGAGGCCTTGGTCGATAGCTCGAATGCAGTGAAATTGAATACGGTTATGGTGAAGGGGTTTAACGACGACGAATTGCCGGATTTGATCGATTTCGCCAGAGAGAAAGGGGTCCTTTTGAGACTGATAGAGTTCATGCCTCTCGATTCCGAAGTGTGGCTGGAAAACGCTTTCGTATCCGTGGACGACATGATCGATGGCCTTCCCGACGGGGAGCTCTGGATCCCGGAAAGACCGTCCGATAGCGTTACTTCCGGGCCTTCCGTGTATTACAGAAATCGAACAACGGGGCAGAGATTGGGTCTGATAGCTGCCGTATCCCATCATTTCTGCGATCGTTGTAACAGGCTCAGAATAACCTCCGATGGAGAGGTTAGACCTTGTCTTTTCGATGTTAGAGGTCGCAGCGTCATGTCCGCGCTCAGGGACAGATGCAGTGAGGCGCTCGTTGAGACCATAGCGGTCGCTGCCCTCGATAAACCCGAATGTTGGACCAAGGTCGCCCGTGGCGAGAGCCATATGTCCAGGATAGGAGGTTGA
- the moaCB gene encoding bifunctional molybdenum cofactor biosynthesis protein MoaC/MoaB, producing MSKFTHVDDEGHPRMVDVGGKPRTDRTAEAEGWVLMSDKVRDAVAEGGNRKGDVLRIAELAGISAIKKTSDLIPLCHPLRLDHGAVICRLDPGKGVHITCKVKAGDVTGVEMEALTGVSVAALTVYDMCKAVDKGMEIQGVRLLKKSGGKSGKWTRDGLERNGDLPEITVAVLTVSDKGNQGEREDRSGPALCRAVEELGYTVQDRAIVPDEKDVIADRIVKWVDEEDVHMVLITGGTGLSSRDVTPEAVMSIADREVPGLGERMRSYSLNFTDRAVLSRGLAVTRGGSLILAMPGSVRGAIQCFQAVESVIGHGLETLRGRSGDCGN from the coding sequence ATGTCGAAGTTCACCCATGTCGACGACGAGGGACATCCCCGGATGGTGGATGTAGGAGGAAAGCCAAGGACAGACAGGACCGCCGAGGCGGAGGGATGGGTTCTGATGTCCGATAAGGTCCGTGATGCAGTGGCGGAGGGAGGAAACAGGAAGGGAGATGTATTACGCATTGCCGAGCTTGCGGGGATCTCTGCGATAAAAAAGACCTCCGACCTGATCCCGCTTTGCCATCCTCTCAGACTGGATCACGGTGCCGTTATCTGTCGCCTGGATCCAGGCAAAGGTGTCCATATAACCTGCAAGGTCAAGGCCGGAGACGTGACTGGAGTGGAGATGGAGGCTTTGACCGGTGTCTCAGTAGCCGCGCTTACGGTCTACGATATGTGTAAAGCGGTCGATAAGGGTATGGAGATACAGGGAGTCAGACTCCTGAAAAAATCAGGCGGTAAAAGCGGTAAATGGACCAGGGACGGCTTAGAGAGGAATGGCGATCTACCGGAGATAACCGTGGCCGTCCTGACCGTGAGCGACAAGGGCAACCAGGGAGAGAGAGAGGACCGATCCGGTCCGGCTCTATGCAGGGCTGTAGAGGAACTCGGATACACCGTACAAGATAGGGCTATAGTACCGGACGAGAAGGATGTTATAGCGGACAGAATCGTAAAATGGGTGGACGAGGAAGACGTCCATATGGTCTTGATAACAGGCGGAACCGGTCTCTCCTCCAGGGACGTAACGCCGGAAGCGGTCATGTCCATAGCGGACAGGGAGGTGCCCGGACTGGGAGAGAGGATGAGATCCTATTCTCTCAACTTCACCGATAGAGCGGTTTTGTCCCGAGGATTGGCCGTCACTAGAGGTGGGTCTTTGATATTGGCCATGCCCGGAAGCGTAAGAGGAGCGATCCAGTGTTTTCAGGCGGTGGAGTCTGTGATCGGTCATGGATTGGAGACTTTAAGAGGACGGAGTGGGGATTGCGGTAATTGA
- a CDS encoding FAD binding domain-containing protein, which yields MSSKWLFPSDIDELVGLLERDNPLVHGGGTGIPRGRVRSSKVVVDLGRMGWNRCYEDGKNLLLGATCTFSRTVEQLSRIRPGHILVSALSRAASTPLRNRITLGGSVAFFPLWSDLMGPLLALGASVDLVGTVSGRYPIEHFVSNRGLFRGAVIRSVVVPDLPVDSWYYREVRVGFDYPGFTMTLLAQRDGDILANFRGVCVGTKERFKVLKGVSESLKGIRYGDVDVNAVAEKLELDFPDKKSGSGEYFGQVAKVWFERGLAELLER from the coding sequence TTGAGTTCAAAATGGCTTTTTCCTTCCGATATCGATGAGCTCGTCGGTTTATTGGAGAGAGATAATCCCCTGGTTCACGGAGGGGGAACTGGAATTCCTAGAGGTCGTGTTAGGTCCTCCAAGGTAGTGGTCGATCTGGGTAGGATGGGATGGAACCGTTGCTACGAAGATGGAAAAAATCTCCTTTTGGGGGCGACCTGTACGTTTTCTAGGACGGTAGAGCAGCTGTCGAGAATTCGTCCCGGACATATCCTGGTGTCCGCCCTTAGTCGGGCGGCCTCTACGCCTCTGAGAAACAGGATTACCCTCGGTGGCAGCGTGGCTTTCTTCCCCCTGTGGTCCGATCTCATGGGGCCTCTCTTGGCTCTAGGGGCATCGGTGGATTTGGTCGGAACGGTATCGGGGCGTTATCCGATAGAGCATTTCGTGTCCAACAGGGGGCTTTTCAGGGGGGCGGTGATTAGATCTGTCGTCGTTCCCGATCTTCCTGTGGATAGCTGGTATTACAGAGAGGTTCGCGTCGGTTTCGATTACCCCGGTTTCACGATGACCCTGTTGGCCCAGAGGGACGGAGACATCCTGGCAAATTTTAGAGGTGTTTGCGTGGGAACCAAAGAGCGGTTCAAAGTTTTAAAGGGTGTATCTGAGAGTCTCAAAGGGATCCGTTACGGCGATGTGGACGTCAACGCCGTGGCCGAAAAGCTCGAGCTGGATTTTCCGGATAAAAAATCCGGAAGCGGAGAGTATTTTGGTCAGGTCGCCAAGGTCTGGTTCGAGAGAGGCCTGGCGGAGCTCTTGGAAAGGTAG